Proteins from one Salvelinus namaycush isolate Seneca chromosome 34, SaNama_1.0, whole genome shotgun sequence genomic window:
- the LOC120028492 gene encoding olfactory receptor 52J3-like, translating into MSVQTLNQTFSYHLQIASFDIPTPLTYPVFIMGLLLYLFSIFCNLTIMLLIITQRTLHKPMFYILFSLPLNDLLGISSMLPRVLSDIVMQTHSVYYPTCVFQAFLCHMYGGAVLFVLAAMSIDRYFAICKPLQYPSIMTPFTLCVIISAAWGLDMAMILTLFALQSRVKRCKAYILNIYCDNPSLLRLSCGEDLTTNNIYGLAMTAVMQIISVGIQLFSYINILVICIINRQSDTKSKAVNTCVAQLVTFLLFELTSTFVILSYRFQNIPPNAQKLCGMMIYLLLPIINPIIYGMKTKDIRTAFFMVVRKKKIAFK; encoded by the coding sequence ATGTCGGTCCAGACTCTTAATCAGACATTCAGTTACCACTTGCAGATTGCCAGTTTTGACATCCCTACCCCATTGACCTACCCTGTGTTCATCATGGGTCTCCTGCTCTATCTGTTCTCTATTTTCTGTAACCTGACCATCATGCTGTTGATCATCACACAGCGGACTCTCCACAAGCCCATGTTTTACATCCTCTTCAGTCTCCCCCTGAATGACCTGCTAGGAATCAGCTCTATGCTACCCAGGGTGTTGTCAGACATCGTGATGCAGACTCACTCTGTGTACTACCCCACATGTGTTTTTCAAGCTTTTCTTTGCCACATGTACGGGGGTGCTGTGCTTTTTGTACTTGCAGCGATGTCAATTGATAGATATTTTGCCATTTGCAAACCACTGCAATACCCCTCGATCATGACACCTTTTACACTATGTGTCATTATATCAGCTGCTTGGGGCCTGGACATGGCCATGATATTGACCCTGTTTGCTCTTCAGTCCCGAGTTAAGAGGTGCAAGGCTTACATACTAAATATCTACTGTGACAACCCCTCTCTACTTCGCCTCTCATGTGGAGAAGATCTCACAACTAACAACATTTATGGTTTGGCTATGACAGCGGTTATGCAGATTATCAGTGTTGGTATTCAGCTATTTTCCTACATTAACATTCTTGTAATATGCATAATTAATCGACAATCTGACACCAAGAGCAAGGCTGTAAACACCTGTGTTGCTCAGCTAGTGACATTTCTCCTTTTTGAATTGACTTCCACCTTTGTAATACTGTCATATCGCTTTCAGAACATACCTCCTAATGCACAGAAACTGTGCGGTATGATGATCTACCTGCTCCTACCAATTATTAATCCAATTATATATGGGATGAAAACAAAGGACATCAGAACAGCATTTTTCATGGTCGTGAGGAAGAAAAAGATAGCGTTCAAGTGA